The genomic stretch taagtatattttgcataaacccccctttttaatttcacttttattgTCTACTTGGTCTTCAAAGAATTAACAATTTGTCGGTCTCTGTGGATTCGACTCTGCTCACCCTAAgtacaatttatttgcaatttggAGAGTAGGAATTATATTTGGTGGATTCGACAAgcaccacacacacacattagCGAAAAGTACACAACTTTTCATTCCGAAAACTATAAATTCAGACACAACTCTGAATAACTGTGAGTTTGGACACACCTCTTTATGTTCGAGTAATAGTTTCGGACAcacctattcatgtccgaaTAGCTGTAATTTTGGACACACAttttcaaaggttgtaagagtCCTTCATAACCATTcgtcataaaataaaaattccaaaataaaaaaataattgcaactCCTACATGAATAGTTGCACTGTTTCTTTATGACTCAAcagttaatttattattatagttttaaaaaataaaatttaacgtAATAACAATTGTTTATTAGTGCCAATACTTATTCGCAACTACGCAAGCGTGCAAAGTGCAAAGTATGCCTAATAATTTGTATCATATTTCATGAAGAGTATAACTCAATCTCCAATAACATAATAGACAATAATGACTTCTCATGTTTAGACTAGTGTCGATATCAAACAACCACCTTCAACAACTTTATTTTACCCATTAAACCTAATAACTGGATATGTGCTAGTTATTGGTTGGGTTACCATTACTCGTGATTTTAGTCAAAGGGTTTTCTTTTTAGGTCATATTGACAACATTTCATAGTAAAGTATTTGTAAATGGATTAGCCAGATTCTTGCTTGACCTCACGTCAACAATTGTTACGGTAAcatcctaaattaattatctCACGTATCCATGTCTTAGATTGATATGTTTAGACTTACTATTCTAAGTGCTACTATAAGCCCTTGCCAAAATAACTTGATTGTCACACTGAATATAAATAGGGGACATAGGACCAGGCCATAATTTGACTcccaacaaaatatttttttattcaattcgcCTTTTTCCTAGTTGTTGTTAAAGCAATAAATTCATATTCTATTATTGAGTGAGTTATGCATGTTTGGTTCTTGCTTGCCAAAGATACAACACATCCATCTAAAGTGAAGTTCCATCCAGAAGTGAAATGTTTATCTTCCACACTTGTAATCCAACTATCCTCGATGTATCCTTCTAATGCAACCGGATAATTATTATAAGACAATCCTAAATTTCTGGCTATTtaaaataaccaaaaattcTAATGACAGTATTATAATATTCTATACTTGGATTACTAGTACATCTACTTATATTacacatgaaaaaaataatattagatCTAGTACAATGCATCGCATATATTAAAGGCTCTATAACACTCCCATATCCAAGTTATGTTACTGCTCTATCGGTATTATAATTTAACTTAATATTGATATCAAATGGAGTACTCCTTTCTTTAAAATcaagatgtttaaatttatttaacatcTTTCCAACATAACCACTTTGAATTAAAGAGTAACCCCCACAATATTATTTAACTTTAATTCTCAAGACAAGATTCGCATCACTCAAATCTTTCATTTAAACACGGAAGTTAGATACTTTAGTCTCGATAATTCCAATCAtatttgttccaaaaataaaCATATTGTCAACGTTTAAGCAAACTAAAACACTATAGCCTTTAgtgaatttaaaataaatacacTTATCAGCACTATTGTATTTAAAATCGTTGGACAATATGAATGAATCATATTTTTGATGCCACTACATAGGTGCTTACTTAAGCCCATATAGAGATATAACCAATTTacattctttcctttcattttcaaaaagaacaaaaccctCAAGTTATTCCAtgtaaattttctcatttaaatCTCCATTTAACAGAGCAGTTTTCACATCCACGTGATGACACAAAGATTATAAATAgatgttaaagaaaaaaaaatcgaatagaTAATATACGTGATACTGGAGCATATGCATCAAAATAAtctatttattctttttgtttataCACCTTGACCACTAATTTAGCCTTAATAGCTTGGATAGAAccatcaaaattgaatttcaaaagcATAGATTTAATCATTTCCTAAGGACCTATTCGTCTTTCAGCCAAACCATTTTGTTGTAGAGTGTATGATGTTGAAACTTGATGAATAGTACtatttacttcattttttttgcacaaataattcattaattttttttatcacgtcTTAGAATCTAATTTCATTTGTACGCATTTGTTTACTATATTTTTCAACAATTTTAAAGGATTATTCATTCAATAATGGAGTCAGAATCAATCAAAGTGATGAATTAAGatttggtaaaattggactgatTTGACGTAAATAATTTAACTAGCTGAAAAGACAAGATGATGTTCCTCCTCACAGCCTTGAAGATTTCCTACATTATGGATGTTAATTTGATGCCGAGAGAGGATCCTGAGCCTGCCATTGAAGGAGGATAGCCAAGCCATTGAAAGGGTCGACAAGGACAAGGACACACCAACCATGAAGGTAGATGCTAATATGGTTAAAGAAAATTACGCGGCTATGGTTTCAACCAtgtttttaaatataaatatttttgaaaaaatcaatgaatATGTGGCCATAATTTCTGAAATCAATTCTACCTCTGTCGAGTCTAGTTGATGGGTAGATTTTGGTGCAGCAATTCACGTGTGCAAGGATCAATCAATATTCAAGCACTTTGAAGAGACTGTTGACCTAGATGTTCAAGAGGTCAATATGGCAAATAATGCTCTTGCAAAGATGGCTAGCAAAGGAACGATGATTTAGATTTTACTTATGGAAAGAAGGTTACAATTCTTAATGCATTGTTTGTACCCAATATTAGAAGAAACTAGTTTATGTTGATTTGCTTTGTAAACAAGGGTTTCGGGTTTGTTTGAGCTCGACAAGGTTATTCTGTCGAAGAATGCGCTGTTTGTGGGAAAGGGTAATGCCAATGACGGCATGTATCAACCTagtattaataataataatgtatcTTCTGCTTGCGTTGTTGATTCTCCTCATTTATGACATAGTAGATTATCGCATCTAAATTTTCGCTAtttacaaaatatgaaaaagttagGCTTGATAAACTTTAATGGTGAATTTGGCAAATGTGAAATTTGTGGTATGTCCAAATTGACAAAGAACCCATTTCCTAGTTTTAAGAGAAATTCGAATTTATTGGTTAACATGTGGTGGTAACATATGTTTTATTACATTTGTGGATGACTGCAATAGGTATTTATATATTTACCTCCTAAGATCAAAAGATGAAGTGTTTGCCGCATTTAACAAGTATAAAGCTGAagtgaaaaatcaattaaaaaggaaaattaaagttaTAAGTTCAGATAgaggtggaaaatattttctaaatgatTTTTTAGCCTATTGGGAGTTGATCAAACACATGAATCAAGACATGGAAGACCAGATAAGGACTACGTGAAGTGGAGGTGGCAACCCCAGGATCATGACTTTCCAAGGTTCAATGCGACAAACATGCTGGAATTAATCTGAGGGAAGAGGCTAGTATTCGTTGGGAATTCAATATAGAGGAACCAGTCGGAATCCATGATGTGCATTTTGATGCAAGGCCTTCGAGATCCGAAGAGGGTTTATGAGGCCCACGGcggaaaattaccaaagagATGGGGAATGTCTGCCCGATTTCCTTACCTTTGCAGTCAATATGGTCAACGTGGATAACACCAATACATTTTGTCTAAAGGCCAGCTATTATAACACATCAACAATCATTAGGAGTTTGCTTTAATGGTCACTCTTCTCACTTGAAAAGAAGGAGGTGGGTGGTTAAAATCCCTACCTTTGGAGTGAGTTGGAGATGAGGACGCGTGAGGCGAGAGCAGATTTCACAACCTAAGTACACACATAGCATACTCGGTGatttgtaaaatagaatagaataagaTCACCCGAGCACATATAGAGCATACATGGTGacttgtaaaatagaatagaataggatcagatgataataataatgataataatcaTGCGCACTTCCAATCTCATCGCATGACATTCAAGTAAACCCAATCTTTGCTAGGAGAGACAAATATGGAAGAGCCAAACGCATCTCTCATCTCATCTTCTCACCAGCCCCGGGCCGCTTGTGTGGAAACGACGCCGTCTCCTTCCCGATATTTCCCACGACCCTGTCTGAGAGGCGCCTTAACGGCTTGTGAAGGGACTGATACAGCCTCTGCTCACGCtcgctgagagagagagagagacagagagagggagggatgGCGCAGGTACAGACATCtcaatttcttcttcaattatGGGCTCCTCCGCCGATACCCAGGTCCCAACACTCTCCAAAAtgctatcttcttctttcaatcgTGTACATTTTGTTGGCGCTTGTTCATGTTTTCTTGTTAGCGATCTTTTATCCAATGCAACGATTGTTCCGTGAATTGGGTCTCTTCTTAGTTTGCGCCAGAGGAATTACTGAGTTTGTTTGCACGTATTGTCTTCTCCAACGCGGCATCATTCGCAGGCGGCGCTGAAACTTTGTTAAACTTGAATGTGGTTGATGATGGAGCATGATTTGTTGGTTGAGTTATGCTAGGTATACTCAGGCTGGCGTGCGAAATTGGTGTATTGAGAGTAATGCATCGGATCGTGAGTGGAAATTTGAACAAGTCGGCCTCAATCCACACCCAGTTAGAGTCCCCCGCACCACCTGGTATTTATCCATTTCATAGGCTACTCTTTTCTTAGTATATCCGATGAACTATGTCTTTTAGGGGCTCCAGATATTGTCCACATAGTTCTTTTTCCAGATATACTGACATGTCCACGCACATAATCTACTCTAATTCATCTGTCTTTGTAGCCATAAGTATACAGTCCTTGGCACTGAAGTCAAAGGTATTGGCAATGTGTTGGTTGGTTTTCCAGCATTTCGATGGTCATTTTTGATGCTTGAGTTTTTGCTTCTGTTGTTGATTAACATAAGCTTTTGTAGTTGTGGAACTCCTGGAGTTCATAATGGAGCCTGAGTAAGGTTTTTAGGAAGTCAACCCTGTTTTGTATGTTGACATGCAGTCTCCTCTCTTCGATTGGTTGAGTTTAGAATAATCCTCGATTCTCCTGCCCATGCAGGGTGATGGTGGGAAAACAAAGCCTGAAATGCTCTAGTGACCAATCTTTTACAAGTAAACCGGCGATCAGAAGTATAATGACTGGGATTGCTGCTTCGCTGATATTTCTCTTCCCCGCTAATCAGGTGTTCCACTTAGTGTAGCTGAAAAGTGAATAATCTGTCAGATATTGCCGTTGCTTGACAGGGACAATGAACTATTGCCTAACAGCAATAATTTTTCTGTTCATCATCAAAGTTCACGCATAGTGGATTGAGTCATCAACTGATCAAATTATGGGCTCTTTATTCAGACATCAGAATTTGGAGTCAATTTTCAGAGGGTTAGATGAGTCCCCAATGGTTTCCTCATTTCCTCCCATGCTAAGGGGGAAAGTTGTCTAAGTCATATCTCCTTTTCGATTTGGAATAATTCGCTTATGAAATGAACTGCACTATTTGCATTTGacgagaaaaaatttcaattggatgTATCCTGTTTCATATCTGCTTGCGTTTGCGAGGCAGGTTTATGCAAATGATTTCTCGAATCGCCGCATTGTATGCCAGCTTGCTAGCGCTACAGAGACTTCAATGACATTGCCATTTGATAAGGGGTCTGGAGAAGGAAGCCAGAAGTTTATGGTCATGCGAGGTATGACGGCTGATAATTTTGATCCTCTCAGATATTCAGGAAGATGGTTTGAAGTGGCATCTCTTAAACGAGGATTTGCCGGACAAGGCCAAGAAGACTGCCACTGCACTCAAGTAAGTGCTACAGTAGCCTTGTTCAGTGCATGCATTTTTGTATATAACGAAGAATAAAGGGCCTGTTTGGCTGTAGGAAATTTAGAAGGGTCCTTGGTTCGCGAAAACTTATGACAGTGAAGTGAACAATAGAATTGTGAAGACATGTTTGGTTGTGTCGCAATTGATATGCATGTTTGGTAATCATGTTTTCAGTTTTTGtgttcatttttccttttttcataaaTATTAGTGAAAAATTTCAATGTTTGAATTCTTTATCCACAAAATCTACTCCTCGTCTGCATAGTAGGATATACGTCCATTAAATTAGCTACTCCTTATCTAAAACTAAAATGCACGGCCATAGAATCGGTTATATATATCTTTGCCCAAACACTCGATGTCTTACTTGAAGAAGGAGGAGACTCGAGAACTACAATACCATTATAAGTAAACCTGTTTTTTGGTAATCTTCCCTTCTCCTATGATTTTCTCACTTTATATCCGATTCCATTGGTCAATGTTGACAATAAGAATACTCCCAGAAAAATAGGTCAACTTCTAATGAGAATGATCCATATGAGAAAAGAAATCACAATTTTTTATAGCTCTTTAACCGAACATGTTTTCAAGAAAGCAGTAAACTGAGAACAGAAGATtattttcgttttcattttcaCTAATTGTGAAAACTGAAAACTTTTTATCGAACCAGATGGACCCAAAAGAATTCACGTTCCTATTTGAACAACTTAGACTGAGAACTGTCTACATTCTTGTTGTGCTTGATGAAAACGAAAAGGGTTCTGGTACTTTTTTAATTGCTGCATTAACACCAGCTTGCATACATGGACTCATGAAGCAACCCACTATTTTGTGAAAGAATATGAAAGGTTCTTTTGTATTCTTTAAATTGTTGTTGCGATGACAATGGTGACTTCTACAACTTGTTTTTGTGACGCATTACAGGGAGTGTATACATTTGACATGGAGGGACCATCAATCCAGGTCGACACCTTTTGTGTACACGGTGGACCAGATGGATACATAACCGGCATAAGGGGGAAGGTCCAATGCATTCCGGATGAAGAATTGGAGCAAAAGCAAACTGATTTGGAAAAGCAAGAAATGATCAAAGAGAAGTGTTATCTCCGTTTTCCTACACTGCCATTCATCCCGAAGGAGCCATATGACGTCATAGCCACTGATTACAACACTTTCTCTCTTGTCTCTGGTGCGAAAGACCAAGGTTTCATCCAGGTAACTGTCTCATTCTCGTTGAGATAGGGAAAGATAACTTTCTTATGTAGGGTAGCTAATTTTGCATGGAGAGCAAATGAGTAATGGCTGGAATTTTTTCATAGAATGGGATGCGAGAATGTCTCATGATTTTTGTGATTCTACAGATTTATTCCAGGACGCCAAACCCCGGACCCGAATTCATCGAGAAGTACAAGACTTACT from Rhodamnia argentea isolate NSW1041297 chromosome 2, ASM2092103v1, whole genome shotgun sequence encodes the following:
- the LOC115749439 gene encoding chloroplastic lipocalin isoform X2; translation: MAQVQTSQFLLQLWAPPPIPRVMVGKQSLKCSSDQSFTSKPAIRSIMTGIAASLIFLFPANQVYANDFSNRRIVCQLASATETSMTLPFDKGSGEGSQKFMVMRGMTADNFDPLRYSGRWFEVASLKRGFAGQGQEDCHCTQVDTFCVHGGPDGYITGIRGKVQCIPDEELEQKQTDLEKQEMIKEKCYLRFPTLPFIPKEPYDVIATDYNTFSLVSGAKDQGFIQIYSRTPNPGPEFIEKYKTYLAKFGYDPNKIKDTPQDCEVMSDSRLAAMMSMSGMQQALTNQFPELELTAPIQLNPFTSIFDTLKKLIQLYFK
- the LOC115749439 gene encoding chloroplastic lipocalin isoform X1: MAQVQTSQFLLQLWAPPPIPRVMVGKQSLKCSSDQSFTSKPAIRSIMTGIAASLIFLFPANQVYANDFSNRRIVCQLASATETSMTLPFDKGSGEGSQKFMVMRGMTADNFDPLRYSGRWFEVASLKRGFAGQGQEDCHCTQGVYTFDMEGPSIQVDTFCVHGGPDGYITGIRGKVQCIPDEELEQKQTDLEKQEMIKEKCYLRFPTLPFIPKEPYDVIATDYNTFSLVSGAKDQGFIQIYSRTPNPGPEFIEKYKTYLAKFGYDPNKIKDTPQDCEVMSDSRLAAMMSMSGMQQALTNQFPELELTAPIQLNPFTSIFDTLKKLIQLYFK